The DNA region ttaaaatgaaagtaaaGCTCAAGAATTCTTGGCACACATTCAATCAGAGAAAAGAACTACATTTTAATATTATTGCATATCTGCAGGTGTGTTGCAGTGAAGTGTTATCACTTTATATTTCACTTCAAACAAAAAATGACAACAAAACATAAATGTATGACATAAGTCTCAATGAGAATAATAtaatcttttatattcaagaaTATAAGAAACTCACAGTTCCACGCCATTCACCACGGTACACCTCCCCATATGATCCTGCATAACAAATGTTTGCCACCCAAATGCAATCAAGAATTCATGTAAAAAGCCAGATAAAAGGAACCATCTAAAAATAATGTAACAAAATATTATAGAACAAAGTACAGTCATTACCAAGTCCAATACGCTCACCCAGAGTGATTTCCTCCCATGGAATATCATACTCAGCAACTTCatctaaagcagaatcagattTTGTGCTATCATTACTAACTACTGAGCGATCAGATCTTCTCTCACCCTCTAAATTTGCTCCTAAAGCACTATATACTCCATCACCACTACCCTTCAGCTCATAACCATCACTGTCCTTATCTCCATCACTTTGACTGCTCTGCTCATAGTGCTTACTCACAGCAGCAGTGGTTGCTACTACAGCTGCAGCAGTAGCAGCTGCCGTTACTGGAAGCTCAATGTTTGAGTCAGTGCTTGACTTTGCCACAGCAACTACCATAGAGGATGCAACAACGGCAGCGGCGGCTGCTGCAGCAGCAGCAACCGGGACATTTTTTCCATATTTTACCTGAGTTGGTATATGTTGTCCGGCTGCTTCCCTTGTAAGGAGTGGAAGGTCGAATCCTAAACCTTCTACAGGCTTTGAATTCTCCAGCTGATTGACAGAACTTTCTTTGGGATGAAATCTGCCGTGAGGCAAAGGAGAAAAAATTTGAGGAGGACCAATATTATTGCCAACCTCAGTTTCCTGCTGTCCACTTCCCCGTTTATGTTCATATTTCTCTTCAGTTGGGAAGTTGGTGTCGGTTAGGGAGCTTAATTCCTCATGATAAACGTCAGAAAATAAATTTGGAGGAGCAACAACACCACTTTCAAGTAAAACATCATGAAGTTTCTGAGCTAATTGAGGGTTTTCCTTGGCAGTATCAATCATATATTGGGAAAAATCTTTGACTTTCATTCTACGTACTGCAGGGGAACTGGTCCCTTCACTCCAAGAAGAAGATCTTGCAAGCACATATGGATTATTCGGTCTGCCAGAAACTTCTTGCACCGTGATCTTCTCAACTTTGTGGGAACTTGTGAATTCATCCAACGGTCTCATTGATTCCTCCTTTGCTGTGGCTCGCCTGCTTACATCAGATTCTTTCTCTGCATAGGAAGAATGTTTTGATCTGCTTTCTCTGTCCAGCATCCCAAAAAATGAAGTTTCTCCAGAAGAACTTCCAACCCCACTGCTAGATGATGCTAGGTGAGAGGAATCAGGGTCTCTTGATAAAGGACTGGCAACAAAAAAGGACTCATCAAACTCAATATGTGATCCAGTTGCATCAGATGGAATAAGAGTTCCAGGATCTGCCATCAGGTCAACAATGTACTCCCTGAAATTTATATGAAGCACATCTTATTGATACTGAACAAGGCTTTGCAACTCCTAATTTAAGTAAGACACAAAAAGAATATATTCAACTACtatcaaatttaaaaatatcatttgaaaaattaaaaaaagctaCAACAGAAAAGGTAAACTAATTACAGAGACACTGGTAGCCTAAATCATTTCACATGTATTCTACTCAACAGAGCATTGATGACAGAAATTAATATCACAATGACAATGCTCAGAGAAGTATATGATAAACAAATAAATTCTGCCTACTTGCTCAGACCATGTAAAATATAACTTTGATATCATTTACCTCCCATCATCAATCTTGACAAAGTTTATTGCCACATCATCAGAGCCTGTATATTGCAGTCCTTTCACCAACCGAGATGGGATGCCCAAACTATCGGCTAGAACCTACATTTGTCATAAAGCAAAAAAACAATTATTGCATACACCAGGACTTATGAAACATTAAGCTGAGTGTAGAAAAAGCTGATAAATATAAAAACTCAAGATTATCTTGAATAAAATAGCTTGTTCGGTCCATATAGATGACACAGCCTAAAGGGaaaaaaacttttgttgttgtaATATCTTAAATGCATGGTgaagttttgaaattttaagAGAATGTAGCAAAAATATCACAGGTTGTATTGGTCACAATCTTTCTCTTGATATAATCTAACAATTTTTTGGTTTGAATCTGACGATAATTTAAAAATGTTATTAGAGGCTTCCAACAACTAATGCATGGGATcatttttaattgaaatttaaatCACAAAAGAAAATGGTGGGATAAGCACCTTAAATAACAAGGCCCGATGCCGAGCCAATCCAATAGTTAGGGAACCAAGTGGCAAAACCATGCTACCAAGGGTTGCTTTCAGACTGTAACTAAGACTCCCCCACGCTTTTGTCATGCTTTCAGGATCTCCAACTGGTCCACCCATATAGTCAGCCACAAATATTGCAAGCTTGCACACCAAATTGTTATCTACAATTACTTCAGAACCAGGTCTTGAATTGACAGTCAGCTCCAAGGCTTTTTGCTCAAGTTTCAACAAATTAAAATCAGCCGCCCTATTCACCAAGACAGCTTCCCATGCAACGTTACTAGAGATTGATCTTCCTTGCAGATCCACAAGGGAAGGCATTCTTGCAGAGGTTGACTCAGTTAAGATCCCATATAGATCATAGAAGCCATCCAAGATTTGGTCATCATAACCAAGAGCATTGTAATTCTGTGAAGAATGGATAAATCTACGATATGAGATGGGTTAGAAAGGTTTATATGTAGGACAAATTAGAGTCAAGTAACCAAGTGACGTCTAGGAATAGGTACATTTTATTTCAAACCCATTTGATATATGGATCatctggaaaaaaaaaccaaaccaGACATAGCAATCTAATTGAATCCTAAATCCTAACCCCTTTGATGTGTAGAACCAAAAGCTTTATTCAAAGATAAACATAGAAAAGCACCAAAGATCACATAACATGGTTAACATGAACCAACTATTCCAAAAGTTTAAGCTGTTGGtgcacatgaatggttttatattatacctcTACCACGCcctctcacgcaagagcccattTGGCTTGACGCCAGGACAATGCACAGGTCCACTTACCATGTGCTgaaatttaacatttttttttggtaaaataaTGGGGCAACAGGGATCGGGCATCAGACGATGGGTCATAGAGACTCTGATACTACTATAACATAAACCAACAAtgtcaaaagcttaagctattgggtgaAGACAAataaatggttttatattatacttctaACAAACACCATTTCAAATAGGCTTTTAGGGTTAGAGGCCATATCATATACTAACATGTTCTATGAGCTAATGATTGAAAATTAGACATGAAACAAGGGAAATTTAGGAGGCTTTTAGAACAAACAAAAATTAGATATAAGTTTATATTAAGGGGGGAGAGAGTTACAAAATCCAGCAAATCCCCAACAGCAGACAAATCTTTTTAGCCAATATAGAAAGTCTGTCTCTTGCCTATTTCATATCAAagcattcaaaaaaaaaatatgacacACACATACCCGTCATCTTATCAAAGAGATCTTGAAATATCAAAACAAGGAAGTCTATCCTTAATGTAAAAGAATATTTAAGCATTAAAAACCTTCAACTTCAATAAAAAACATATTACCAGTCTAAGTACTTAAATATGATCATAACattcaagtttgaaggatcgtTTTGCATATCTACATATCAAGAAGCCAAACAAATTTCCATATACTAAACTGCCATTTAATGTCCAGGGTGTATGTCAAATTAGTTCAAATGCAAGTACGCAATTCATCTTGGCACTACTTCAACATCACTTCTCAATATATATGGTTGATGTTGAAGGATATTGGAAATCCCAAGCCAAAATCAAAGTCCTTATACAAACTGTCGTGATTTTCTATCCGTGTCATTCACATGGGTAAGAAAGGTAAAACCCACATGAATAAAGGCACTAGTGATATAAACACAATTCCAGACCCTTACTTCCATCTTTTTTCCCTCCTTTTCTTCAGGCTAAGATCTATAGTATACCTTTTAAAACTCCATGCTCCAGAGTCCAGACCATGCCAATGAAGTACCATCTACACATTTGAAATTCTCTACAATCTTCTTGAAGCCTCTTATTTCTCTTGACACAATAATCAAACTTATATCTTCCAATATCTTTTCTTCCACCATCATTAGAACAAGAATGTGAAATTCAACCTAAAGTCAACATGCTTAAAATGAATAAAGTAACTTACCCAGTATCGGTAGGCCACAACTTCTGCTGGTGTATTATCAGGGTCACAAGACCCCAAACTGATCTGCTTAACAGCTTCAATTTGCACAGCTTCAGGGTCCTCCTTTGCACTCAGCTCCAAAGCAAGCTGTATCTGGTACTCTTCTTCTACTTCAGGATCCCTCGAAGCACTAGACCCTGAATCATGCCCTGCTGAATCTGAAACAACATCCAAACCACCACCACTGCTCACTGTGTCAGATgactccattttctctcctctcccCTGCTTCAAAGCTGGAGGACTAGAACTCTGCCTATTAGCCACTGAATGCAACCAATTAGAGAGCCCAGAAAAGGGTTTATGCTCAGAACTTTGAGGGGAACGAGAGTGTACATGCTTcttagaggaagaagaagaagacccttGTCCATTTTCTGATTGATCAGACATGATATGAAGCTTCTTAAGAAGATTCTTCATATCTTTTCCCTGATCAATGCTAGAGAAATGGAAACACCATCTTGATGACTTGACCCTTTGACCAaccaaacaatcttcaaatctgTCTCAGTCAAAAGGGTAGCTCAAAAACTGTTCAAAGAAGCTTTTTTCACTTCATTTTTGACAAAACCCAGATGCCAAAACAATCAAATCCATAGCACAATTTCAACCAAGCAATAAACTTTGGAATAGTTGTCCAATCAAAGTGATCCAGATGCTTGGATTGGAATGAAGCAGCTTCCTTTAGACCCGGCAGCAACAGAGAAACACTCACTCACACTCTAAcagacaaacaaacaaacacgtGCAGTGCAGGTCAACAAAACCAACTTCAGAGGTTTTGTGCTGCTAGCTCACAACAACACCACCACCTTTAAGGAAGcagaagaaagaaacaagaagcaTTAAAACAACCCAGATTTAGAAAGTGATCTTGTTCCTAGGCATAGGAAAATGGAAGGAACATGGGGAGAGTTGAAGAAAACATAAACAAGAAGAGGCAaatacagagagagagagagagagagagagagagagagagaagcaaCAAGTGGAGGGGCCACAACAAAGGATGACCCACTTGAGTTGAGGACTAGAAGGATAACAAGGTCACATTAAAAAGTGATCTTGGTGGGAAATACAACAAACAATACATGATTGATGAAAAACAACAATATATGAATATATGCTCTTTGAGGAAGTTTGTgatattgaaattttatttattttattttagatttaattaCACTTTCGGTCCCGTTAGTTTGAATTAGAAGTGATTTTGGTCGctctaattttttaatttattgagGTCCTCTATTTTCCAAATTGGGCAAATTTGATTAATTTGTATATATCAAAAGTTGTTAGATTGTTATTTTCTTTTCGAATATATTATATGGATAAGCGATATGATATGAgatgattaaaataaattataagtcACAAGATTAATGAAAGTTAATAAATTTTGAAGAATTTTGTAAAacattagattaggttttaaaTGGGgaaattttgtgattttttaaattttttgttgaaatttaatatattagtTAGTGAATTTTGAGGGAAAATGTCTACTATAgttaaatttattcaatttatAAAGATTTTGGTTAGAAAAAAGTGAAATTGAATGTTTCAAGTTTAATAAAGGgataatcctctaattggtccctgtggttgtgtggccgtctgaaattagtcccttccgtaaaatctaagtcctcgcgtttgaaaagtgtgtggaaattagtccctccggcgaggacctgctacacacactttttcaaacgcgaggacttagattttacaggagggactaatttcagacggccacacaaccacagggaccaattagaggattaaccctttAATAAAAGTAATTGAATCAAAAGTTGAAAACTGGATTGTAACAACTCACATAAAATTGAAGGATTGCATATGGGACTAAAATAATACTTCAGCCGTATTAGAGGGGCCAAATTAAGTGTAGTTAAACATTCATCACacacacatacatatatatCTAAGAGATATTTCTCTTTATGTATGATGTTTGTTCCATTTCTCTttctatatatttatatatatgttgaataGGTAAGATCAGTTagtattaataaaatataaaatttgataAAACATTATGATAAGATGTGAGATTATCCAAATCCACAGTTTGGACCTAACATTGCTATGGTAAACTAATCAGAAATGGAGAATATTGAACAAACAAGCTGAAAAGAAGTAGGGAAAacggaaagaaagaaaaaaagtttaAACCCCGTTTGAGCCGCACACCCTTGGGTTATTCAAGTAAACTCTATCTTTTGTCCTTTGCCATAAAAACCACTTTTTTCCAAGTAGAGAACAAATGATTCCTAAAGTGGTAGTGGCAGAAGCTCACTTTCGTGCTCAACCTTCCAACCAACCTCAACAACTCCTCTCTGCAAGACTAATAATGCCAACTATGTGTGTTAGTGTACTACTAGCTTTTAGGAATTATTCATTAgaaattttgtttaattttgttttgtttctcacATATTCTTTTGTGTGACTAATACACCTTAATTGCTcacttttaattaataatactatAATTGTAGACATAAGTGATATATCCTAACCATTATACTCTCAACCTGAACTATATTCCTCATTGGATTAATTGGACATGGGGACAGAGAGAAGAGAGCCAAGAAAAATATTCAGATCATACCTGCAGCATAGGGAAACAAAAAGTGCACCAAATTGGAGAAATAATTAGTGGAGGAGATTGAAGCAAAAGTCATATGTAGGTAGATGCATGGAAGctcttatttttcatatttaatatgaaaaaaaaatttgtcataCCTCCAGAATGTTCTTTCATAATTgacaaatatttaattatttagtttaataataataatatcatgacaaataataataagtTTTAAAATCCGCATTTTAGTAATACATTTACATTTTAATAATTAACAAGATAATAACATAGCATAATTCTCTAATTAGATTAACATGAGAGAACTCTATTTCAATTAACATAGAAATGGTCGTGAGAATGATAAATTAGTCTCATAACTGTTAATTGTTACTTTAATTtgattaagaagaaaaaaaaaacatgggagAGTTCCCTTTTGATATGTATTGTTGCTTCATTGCTGACCATTGGTTTCTATCGGCCAAGACAAGGCATATAAGTCCTTTACTCATGGAGGACAGTGACTGGTTGTAATTGCTAGCCCAcactcttattattattatcaaaatGATAGGGACCCAATACAGAGCTTTTACTTTTCCTGGTTAATTAAAAATGATTGTTCCTACCCCATCTCCTCAAATTCTTGAATCTTGACAAGTTTTGGATTAAGATGATGCCTACTTTTTATCCTATATCAGTATCAGAACGGGATCCGGATAACACCAAGTGTGTTCCTTCtgtctttttgtctttctcttacttaTGGTTCCCTAATGAACAGGGATTATCAGCGGAGCTTCTCATCCTCTTAAAACCATTTACTTTATCAGAATACTTTATTTAATTCAAGTATGAGCTCAGACATCATCCATCAAATACCCAAAAGTATGGATGTACAATACCCGGCCATGTTCATTGATCCGTCTAACTCATGTCCTGTAGACTCGCATCTTGTCGAGTTTCTTCGGGTCTAAGGACAGGTTCGGGTTTAAAAACCGGACCTTGTCAATATTTAAGGTTGGGTTGAACTCAAGTCCAACCCGTCCCACAACTCTTCTTAGACCACCCTCAATGGTGTTGAATTGAGGGTGTTTAATGTTGAAAGGGGTGTGTAATGGTGTTGAATTgaagtgttgaaagttgaaagggggagagaggagttgaaaaaattaaacaggGTTGAAACCTACTTCCGGAGACACGTGGCACGCCCTGGTTGGTAACCGACAGGCGCGTGCAACACACGCGCCGACAAGGCGCGTAACGCTGCAGGTTTGGCTGCGTGTGGGACCCAGTGTCTCGGAAgtgggacgcgtggcacgccCTGGTTGGGCACCGACAGGCGCGTGCCACGCACGCatcagaggagagagagagggtcTGCAGATGGGCACGTGTCACACTGTGATTGGTCCGGGCGATTTTcgtttatcctaatctttccaactcaattatttcattcaaaaaaaaattaaaaaaatataatttttttaccaaaattcatgattttttttctctataaatagagacttggttcgtttgatttggacacagaaaaataaaccaagttttccatcatcttattcatcttattatctttctattatcccctttactttgaaatgaatcccaacaattaccatttcaacacccagaattcttctaactCATTTAgcaaccaaaatcccaacaattatcaacatccaaatcagttttccaactaccaaaatcccaacaattatcaacatccaaatcaattttccaactaccaaaatcccaacaattgtcaacatccaaatcaattttccaactaCCAagatcccaacaattatcaagatccaaatcaatccaactaccaaaatcccaacaattttcaagatccaaatcaatttctcAACCAACATTCTCATCCCCATCATGGATCTATGTTCAGATATCCATCTCCAACACCGCCGTCTAATGATGGTGCACCTGAATTTcccgaattttcaacacaaatgactCTTGGTGGCATGACAGCTGGTAATGAAGCCACTCCAAATGAAGAGGATTCAACTCCTACGAGCAGGAGAAGTCACTTACCAGCATGGAACACTGATCAAAATAGGgtgttaattagtgggtggcttaaatatggaacaaacagtgttgtcgggagaaaccaaaaaggagaaacattttggggtcaaattgctgagtattgtaatcagcattgctcattcgatcctccgcgggATGGAAATGCATGTCGAAACCGTTATAATTATATGAgcaagcaaataaataaatggattggcgcttatgatggCGCTAAGCGTATGcaacgaagcggttggtcggagaatGATATTTTGACCCAAGCGCAAGAATTATACGCAGATGGGAAGAAGGGTCAATTTAATTTGATGGCAGAATGGCAGGCtctccgtgatcaaccacgttATTGTAGTCAAGCAGGAGGAAATGTTGGCTcaggaagtagtggatctaagagatctcgcgagagtgatgcatgtggctcaaactctataggatcgattccccgtccaatgggtagggaggcagctaaaaaaagggtaaaaagaagAGCACAACAGCTGCCTTGGAGGCGATGGAGAAAGATTGGGCTGAATACAAACAAGTCAAGGAGATAGAGGTTGAAAAATTGAAGCAGATAGCATCGATGCAACAAGAGACTAATAAATTGAGGAAAGAGGAGACTGAAGCTAAGAAAATGGAATTATTTCTAAGGTTAAGTGAAGAGGAGCATCTCAGTGACCAcaagaaagagctgttgaagcggttgtcccaagagctctttggaaattaattgtctgtagtgtttgctttattaattttcaagtggtgtcaagtctgtagtgtttgctttaataatttgtcagtgttgtcaattctgtagtgtttgctttaataatttgtcagtgttttgtcaagtctgtactgtttactttaataatttgtcagtgttgtcagtggctttaatgtatgggttaccgAGTTTGAATATGcatcactcaattcgaatctagtccttatccgataattaactatagttcatattatttcgaatccgtcagtgtccaccattcaatttatctatatatatggactcatagatccaccattcaatgtatctcttcccatctacttaaaatttcacaaaaaatggatccacCAGAGTTTGATCTCGAAGCGTACCttgaaaaaagtaagagagaagaCACTTATATACTCAACCGATTTAGGGAGCGTCGAAATCTAATATTGGAGGATAGTGCACCTCGTGGTAGAAAACATCTCAGTAGAGATCATGCAGGGGCAAACCAAAGGCTAATTgccgactactttgccaatgagcctacatacgacgatggaatattccgtcgccggtaccggatgcaaaaacatgttttccttcgaatcgttgcggacctttcaagtagtgataactacttcacccagcgagttgatgcagcgaagaaagaaggtatatcgcccttagcaaaatgcaccacagcaatgcgaatgttagcatatggtgtggcagcagatgcagtcgatgagtatatcaaaataggagagactacagcattggagtgtttacgtagattctgtaaaggaatcatacgattgtatgagcaagagtatctgagagcaccaacccaagaggacctgcaaagaatactacaggttagtgaaatgcgggggttcccaggcatgatcgggagtattgactgcatgcactgggagtggaaaaattgtcctaaagcatgggaaggtcaatttgctagaggggataagggaaccaccacagttattcttgaagcagttgcatctcctgatctttggatctggcatgccttttttggatgtccgggaacgttgaacgaTATAAATGTTCTAGaccggtcaccagtgtttgatgaattggaaCAGGGAAACGCTCCAAGTGTGAATTTCATcgtgaatcaacgtccctataatatggcatactatctagcagatggtatctacccttcttatccaactttcgtcaaatctattagacttcctcaaagtgaacccgataactgctttgcaaaacatcaggaggcatgtcggaaggacatcgaacgtgcatttggagtgcttcaagctcgttttaaaatcatccgtgaaccagctcgcttgtggaacataactgatttgggtatcatcatgaggtcatgcatcatattacataatatgattgttgaggatgaacgagattcatatgctcaacgctggaccgattttgagcaagctgagggaagtggatctagtacaccgcaaccatactcgaccgaggtgttacccgcttttgcggaTCATGTGcatgctagatccgagttgcgtgatccAAATGTCCATCAccaactgcaagcagatctagtgaagcacatctgggcaaagtttggaatgtatcatgattaaatatgctttgtatcgtactaattacgttatttgtgtgttgtgtgtttagtttgttgtcttgcattttaagttaagaaaattaaataaattattgtgtgcttagagttgtcttgcattttaagttaagcaaataaaatatattattgtgtgcttagtttgttgtcttgcattgcattttaagttaagcaaataaaatgtattattgtgtgcttagtttcttttcttccatttgaagttaataaaataaaataaattattgtgtatattttttaaaaaaaatattaaattgttaagtgttttagtttaatttacgttaaaaaaatattacgttaatttaatttaatttaaaaaataaaaaaacattaaattaaattaaatcgataatagtttatttaatttaattttatcgaaaattttaattttatgaaatcataaaaagaaaaatataaaattaaatcaaaatatgaaatataaaaagtggtggggtagggtgttgaatgaaaaaccattggagtgggtaaaagttgaatgaagtgttgaactggagagagaaggtgatgtggagtgttgggaagagaaaaagtggagtgttgagggtgttgaatgttgaaaccattggagATGGTCTTAGCACCTAACCTCAAAACATGGTTTTGTATATTTTCATTAATTGTTAAGTTTCAAGTGAACTAAATTTATATTCTTTGCTATAGTTTagtattttgttttaaaaaacatCACCTCTATCTAGTTTCTTTCATAATATAATAATAGgataagaaaatatttttttgccgAATGATAAGTATTTATAATTCCATATTGATATTTGAAATTTACATTCAATTTGTCCTTCGGGCCAACCTGGACCCGTCCTTTTGTGACCTAGTCTATGTTGAACCCGCACCTATCAATATTTAGGGTCGGATAAAAGTCAAGTCAAGTCAAGTCCGTTCCATCccacaaacaattttttttttattatggtATGATCTTTAaagattaattttatttataatagtTTTCTTTGTTCAGTTTAAAATTTTGTATAAGCTATTCTCCAATATCAGCATCCAAATGCAAATAGATTATTGAATTTAAGCTCTTATACAATAAACACTTATTCAATAAGTgtttaattaaattgttttttcAAACGCAGcccctttttttttgtcaataacgCAGCCTCTAACTAACATGAAATAAAAACCAATAACAAAAAACACTAAAATAGGCCCAGCAACAAATACAGCAAAAATTGTCTTTTAGCCATTTGGGTCTGGCTGTGTGGCCTGCTACCAAGATGACAGGTTAAGTTTGGTATCAATGATGGGTGGTAACCAGTGTTTTAAGACTCagctcggaccggccggtccgaccggTTGGACCGGGACTCGGTGacctgaccggtccgagccTCACATCAGACCGGTTGTGCATGTGACTCGGCCGGAACCGGtttgaaccggccggttcgatgATTAACTcggtgactcggccggttttttaTTGAACCGGCGAGTCacccatttct from Lotus japonicus ecotype B-129 chromosome 2, LjGifu_v1.2 includes:
- the LOC130735540 gene encoding protein ALP1-like, which codes for MDPPEFDLEAYLEKSKREDTYILNRFRERRNLILEDSAPRGRKHLSRDHAGANQRLIADYFANEPTYDDGIFRRRYRMQKHVFLRIVADLSSSDNYFTQRVDAAKKEGISPLAKCTTAMRMLAYGVAADAVDEYIKIGETTALECLRRFCKGIIRLYEQEYLRAPTQEDLQRILQVSEMRGFPGMIGSIDCMHWEWKNCPKAWEGQFARGDKGTTTVILEAVASPDLWIWHAFFGCPGTLNDINVLDRSPVFDELEQGNAPSVNFIVNQRPYNMAYYLADGIYPSYPTFVKSIRLPQSEPDNCFAKHQEACRKDIERAFGVLQARFKIIREPARLWNITDLGIIMRSCIILHNMIVEDERDSYAQRWTDFEQAEGSGSSTPQPYSTEVLPAFADHVHARSELRDPNVHHQLQADLVKHIWAKFGMYHD